Proteins encoded within one genomic window of Alosa alosa isolate M-15738 ecotype Scorff River chromosome 24, AALO_Geno_1.1, whole genome shotgun sequence:
- the ppil3 gene encoding peptidyl-prolyl cis-trans isomerase-like 3: MAVTLHTDLGDLKIELFCERAPKACENFLALSAGGFYDGCIFHRNIKGFMVQTGDPTGTGKGGTSIWGRKFEDEFSEHLKHNVRGVVAMANNGPNTNASQFYFIYAKQPHLDMKYTVFGKIIDGLETLDELEKLPINEKTFRPLNDVRIKDVILHANPFAG; encoded by the exons ATG GCAGTGACTCTACATACAGACTTGGGGGATTTAAAGATCGAATTGTTTTGTGAACGTGCCCCGAAGGCATGCGAG AATTTCTTGGCTTTATCTGCTGGTGGATTCTACGATGGATGCATTTTTCACCGAAACATCAAAGGCTTCATGGTACAGACTGGGGACCCCACAG GAACTGGAAAGGGTGGAACAAGTATTTGGGGGCGAAAATTTGAAGATGAGTTCAGCGAACACCTGAAA CATAATGTCCGTGGTGTGGTCGCCATGGCAAACAATGGTccaaacacaaatgcatcacAGTTCTACTTCATCTATGCCAAGCAGCCGCACTTGGACATGAAGTACACCGTCTTTGGAAA gaTTATTGATGGTTTGGAAACTCTTGACGAATTGGAGAAACTTCCAATCAATGAGAAGACTTTTCGACCGTTGAATGATGTCCGTATAAAGGATGTGATTCTCCATGCAAACCCATTTGCTGGTTAA